One window of Mauremys reevesii isolate NIE-2019 linkage group 4, ASM1616193v1, whole genome shotgun sequence genomic DNA carries:
- the LOC120404083 gene encoding interferon-induced very large GTPase 1-like, with amino-acid sequence MAANEKPSEIIRKAQRKLTAVLQTDPEAVLSAVDAHLLITEREYFTLSQINDPQKLIETLIETVLKKGELAHEQFLDCMENLQHTFPGLEPISEYVEDDPNNGTENPEAAMFSEKKNGPEDPEMVVSSVKKNLPESPEAPEPSEKRNGPKNPEPNTSPEKGSRAESPEPDTSPEKGNRAESPEPDTSPEKGNGAESPEPDTSPEKGNGAESPEPDTSPEKGNGAESPEPDRSPEKGNRAESPETDTSSEKGNGAKSPEVTISSAKGNRAESPEATASSGKEKESEILETSATSEKGKGVKSPEVPPTLEKENSEEQLFLQTPNELTGPWNQRNMPESAPADDLLAARTIEKEPEGATPSRTPVKGICDLEKSAGEKPSEIIRNKRKKLIEIFQKDLELILDELLSQSIVTEEEYNTLDKTEEDPKKKIRKLLILIQKKGESACQQFLECLEIVFPEEKADTPQVPELVEKDLPKDSLIQEQEVAIQQDPEQKQKDLPEERRKAFREVLSKLKLQKYESRKLRMNDVLEINSGSLKDQTPRKLRDLPWQFLRKVMALNVTARSTSFRCGSPHDQGTRVGEEEQGIDEQIFFFSDSDTKVSVNPLDLLCAILLCSDSFLQQEILSKMSMCQFALPLLLPALETPKCTLLLWAMRDIVRKWRPHSLAESRGFREESLVLTSMPTISFVRMGSCSFSKSKLLNEVLSPSQQHHDFFIHQDLSSGNVPREIADGLIEISWFFPGGRKNLDLFPEPVAVTNLRGDIESHWLQFSFLTEVSSAVFIFAENITEREYTLLSSLKESTTKYYFILNRQAGKSSETLAFLNKLAPVLKLKNSHMLMKDSSTNTAKFVEKLQSTIQSIMNSSPKRTGIEDMAVTARELGIQIDEDCVECQTASNCVKEITTEIKDVAYYKQEMLRLQGDLWKSLAKVEKEMCQMRRQGDIPAEKYKSQLKDKMLELRKQQNKCDLTDGLTKFIDAIQHLLLLEKHYFLKWMKFQLDHIARGNLSKLRAEYKEKCKSLGDDPKQLAELDKLISSTSLGVEHFMRELGQFYEAECSMVKEGKILKSGRQFTHLPGIAADLMLEGFPIELIDGDASNIPLQWVTDVLSQLHAKLKGRSKMLVLTVLGVQSTGKSTLLNTMFGLQFAVSSGRCTRGAFMTLIKVTEILKKDLGCDFILVIDTEGLKAPELAKLEDSYQHDNELATLVIGLSDITIVNMAMENATEMKDVLQIVVHAFLRMEKIGHRPNCQFVHQNVSDVSAHEQNMRDRKHLLEQLNEMIKAAGKMEKLNKEIKFSDIMEYDLEKHNWYVPGLWHGVPPMAPVNMGYSEKVYELKRYLFEFIKNRSLKRTPKDIPQFIEWVKSLWNAVKHENFIFSFRNSLIAEAYNQLSVKYSEWEWDFRKEMHLWITEKETAIQNFSPDELEADKSQYEMQQKLQCGEQRILELLKQYFESGAANLHLIEKYREDFIRSAKSLKTELESYSFKKCKEAIHIKKGQHKIANIQSEYMKVIEGKVDMLLEQCRRKESKLENKELEMEFEKMWKETFSELSPVCLQKHEIHEDIEFHLRKDLDNRGSSVNQKIQKAGSLMNYRINSFTMRNEYLDFSLTSAVKRWFTKKQSQKTEKLAQSLMAQCNSYIEERVYSKADYDETYCRELLHLINEKLQQEEAKKLQTSVCFEVDLKLHILGEAAHAFQKMHEDFLKENDPQQRLEKLKPQYFSIFKDHYLEKDARQNRAKDLCDQCLKPAIMDYVSKRLGLEIVNDILSSGQSIEYASRSFFQFTVQKKLLEDGNFNNYVKYIINYEKFVKAWIWRYILDYYREAEDLEALEEEILSTIIKKVKDALEKAKDESVTTVSAFLNNFCKVLQKDLVISKDSLVGIQFKNTADPDQFSTFIQTFLPNLQQQILAELKDLEIKSKLSQLPLKPQDEIFKRVFGCGKQCPFCKVPCEAGGGDHKKHFASVHRPQGLGRYQNLVTEKLTYSLCSSDVVSNTKFRNSDTDWKDHPFKDYHQYYPHWRIQPDPSITASDYWKFVFKEFNRQFAKEYGAKPADLPADWQKITKEQALGSLKEAFTMK; translated from the exons ATGGCTGCCAATGAGAAGCCTTCAGAGATTATACGAAAGGCCCAAAGAAAACTAACAGCTGTTCTTCAAACAGATCCAGAGGCTGTCTTGAGTGCGGTAGATGCCCATCTCCTGATTACGGAGAGAGAGTACTTCACACTGAGTCAAATAAACGATCCACAGAAGCTAATAGAGACACTGATTGAAACAGTACTCAAAAAGGGAGAATTGGCCCATGAGCAATTTCTAGATTGTATGGAAAACCTGCAACACACATTTCCAGGCTTAGAACCAATTTCTGAGTATGTAGAAGATG ATCCCAATAATGGAACTGAGAATCCAGAAGCTGCAATGTTCTCAGAGAAAAAGAATGGACCAGAAGATCCAGAAATGGTTGTATCGTCAGTGAAAAAGAATCTTCCTGAGAGCCCAGAAGCCCCTGAACCCTCAGAGAAAAGGAACGGACCCAAGAACCCAGAACCCAACACATCCCCAGAGAAAGGGAGCAGAGCCGAGAGCCCAGAACCCGACACATCCCCAGAGAAAGGGAACAGAGCCGAGAGCCCAGAACCCGACACATCCCCAGAGAAAGGGAACGGAGCCGAGAGCCCAGAACCCGACACATCCCCAGAGAAAGGGAACGGAGCCGAGAGCCCAGAACCCGACACATCCCCAGAGAAAGGGAACGGAGCCGAGAGCCCAGAACCCGACAGATCCCCAGAGAAAGGGAACAGAGCCGAGAGCCCAGAAACTGACACATCCTCAGAGAAAGGAAATGGAGCCAAGAGCCCAGAAGTCACCATATCTTCAGCAAAAGGAAATAGAGCTGAGAGCCCAGAAGCTACTGCATCCTCAGGAAAGGAGAAGGAATCTGAGATCCTAGAAACTTCTGCAACCTCAGAGAAAGGGAAAGGAGTGAAAAGCCCAGAAGTCCCCCCGACTTTAGAGAAAGAGAATTCTGAAG AGCAATTGTTCCTACAAACCCCAAATGAACTTACCGGACCTTGGAACCAGAGAAACATGCCGGAGTCAGCACCAGCTGATGACCTATTGGCAGCGAGGACTATTGAGAAGGAACCAGAGGGAGCCACTCCATCAAGAACACCAGTCAAAGG GATTTGTGATTTAGAAAAATCTGCTGGTGAAAAACCCTCAGAGATTATACgcaacaaaagaaaaaagttaattgaaatttttcaaaaagaCCTAGAACTCATCTTGGATGAATTACTCTCCCAGTCCATTGTCACAGAGGAGGAATACAATACCTTGGATAAAACAGAGGAGGATCCCAAGAAGAAAATAAGAAAATTGTTGATTCTGATACAGAAAAAGGGGGAATCAGCCTGCCAGCAATTTCTGGAGTGTTTAGAAATTGTATTTCCAG AGGAGAAAGCTGACACCCCGCAAGTACCAGAGCTGGTAGAGAAAGATCTTCCTAAAG ATTCTTTAATTCAGGAGCAAGAAGTTGCTATTCAGCAAGACCCAGAACAAAAGCAAAAAGACCTTCCCGAAG AGAGAAGAAAAGCATTCAGAGAAGTTCTCTCCAAATTAAAATTACAGAAGTATGAAAGCAGAAAGCTCAGGATGAATGATGTCCTGGAAATCAACTCAGGAAGTTTAAAGGACCAGACTCCTCGAAAATTAAGAGATTTACCATGGCAATTCCTGAGGAAGGTCATGGCTTTGAATGTGACAGCCAGAAGCACAAGCTTTAGGTGTGGGTCACCTCATGATCAAGGAACCAGGGTGGGTGAGGAGGAACAAGGTATCGATGAAcaaattttcttttttagtgaCTCTGACACTAAAGTCTCTGTGAATCCACTTGATCTTCTCTGTGCCATTCTGCTTTGCTCAGACAGTTTCCTGCAGCAGGAGATCCTGTCCAAAATGTCCATGTGCCAGTTTGCCCTCCCTCTGCTGCTACCTGCCCTCGAAACCCCCAAGTGCACCCTACTGCTGTGGGCCATGAGGGACATTGTGCGGAAGTGGAGGCCGCACTCCCTGGCAGAGAGCAGAGGTTTCCGAGAGGAGAGCCTGGTGCTCACGTCAATGCCAACCATTTCCTTTGTACGGATGGGGAGCTGTAGCTTCTCAAAGTCCAAACTCCTCAATGAGGTtctcagcccctcccagcagcacCACGATTTCTTTATCCATCAGGATTTGTCATCTGGGAACGTCCCTCGAGAAATCGCAGATGGGTTGATAGAAATTTCCTGGTTTTTCCCTGGTGGGAGGAAGAATTTGGATCTTTTCCCAGAACCTGTGGCAGTTACAAATCTACGTGGAGACATTGAATCTCACTGGCTGCAGTTTAGCTTTTTAACAGAGGTCTCCTCAGCTGTGTTCATTTTTGCTGAAAACATCACTGAAAGAGAGTACACTCTATTATCATCTTTGAAAGAATCCACAACTAAATACTACTTCATTCTCAACCGCCAGGCTGGGAAATCCAGTGAAACTCTGGCATTCCTTAACAAATTAGCCCCTGTGCTGAAATTGAAAAATTCACATATGCTGATGAAAGATAGCAGCACAAATACAGCAAAATTTGTGGAAAAGCTGCAGTCCACCATACAAAGCATAATGAACTCTTCTCCCAAGAGGACAGGTATAGAAGACATGGCTGTGACAGCACGTGAACTAGGAATCCAAATAGATGAAGACTGTGTGGAATGTCAGACCGCGAGCAACTGTGTTAAAGAAATCACCACAGAAATAAAGGATGTAGCATATTACAAACAAGAAATGCTGAGGCTCCAAGGAGATTTATGGAAAAGCCTGGCTAAAGTGGAAAAAGAAATGTGCCAAATGAGAAGGCAGGGAGATATCCCTGCTGAGAAATATAAATCTCAGCTGAAAGATAAAATGTTGGAATTACGTAAACAACAGAATAAATGTGACCTTactgatggtttgactaaattcATTGATGCAATACAACATCTACTTCTATTAGAAAAACATTATTTCCTGAAATGGATGAAATTTCAGCTGGATCACATTGCTAGGGGGAATCTTTCTAAACTACGGGCTGAATACAAAGAGAAATGCAAGTCTTTAGGAGATGACCCCAAACAGTTGgcagaactagataaattaatatCTTCCACTTCTTTAGGGGTTGAGCATTTCATGCGTGAGTTGGGTCAGTTTTATGAGGCAGAATGCTCAATGGTTAAAGAAGGCAAAATTCTAAAAAGTGGAAGGCAATTCACCCACCTCCCAGGCATAGCAGCTGACCTGATGCTGGAAGGGTTTCCTATTGAGCTGATTGATGGAGATGCATCCAACATCCCACTGCAGTGGGTGACAGATGTTCTGAGTCAGCTCCATGCCAAGCTGAAGGGAAGGTCCAAAATGCTGGTTCTAACAGTGCTGGGAGTGCAGAGCACTGGGAAATCCACCCTCCTCAACACCATGTTTGGCCTGCAGTTTGCAGTGAGCAGTGGCCGATGTACGCGAGGAGCCTTCATGACGCTCATTAAAGTTACAGAGATCTTAAAAAAGGACCTGGGCTGTGATTTCATCCTGGTGATAGACACAGAAGGCTTGAAAGCCCCTGAATTGGCCAAACTGGAGGACAGTTATCAACATGACAATGAGCTGGCCACACTGGTGATTGGACTGAGTGACATAACCATTGTTAACATGGCCATGGAGAATGCCACTGAAATGAAGGATGTTCTGCAAATTGTGGTCCATGCCTTTCTCAGAATGGAAAAAATAGGGCATAGGCCAAACTGCCAGTTTGTGCATCAGAACGTCAGTGATGTGTCTGCGCATGAACAAAACATGAGGGACAGGAAACACCTCCTGGAGCAGCTGAATGAAATGATCAAAGCTGCAGGAAAGATGGAAAAACTAAACAAGGAAATAAAATTTTCTGATATCATGGAGTATGATCTGGAAAAACACAATTGGTACGTCCCTGGGCTGTGGCATGGAGTCCCTCCCATGGCTCCGGTGAATATGGGATACAGTGAAAAAGTGTATGAGTTAAAGAGGTATCTGTTTGAATTCATAAAGAACCGTTCACTTAAAAGAACCCCTAAGGACATTCCACAGTTTATTGAATGGGTGAAGAGTCTGTGGAATGCTGTCAAACATGAGAACTTCATCTTCAGCTTTAGAAACAGCCTCATAGCTGAAGCCTATAACCAGCTGTCTGTGAAGTATTCTGAGTGGGAATGGGATTTCCGCAAGGAAATGCACCTCTGGATAACTGAAAAAGAAACTGCAATTCAGAATTTTTCTCCCGATGAACTAGAAGCTGATAAGTCACAATATGAAATGCAACAAAAACTACAGTGTGGAGAACAGAGAATTCTGGagcttttaaaacaatattttgaaAGTGGAGCAGCAAATTTGCATCTGATAGAAAAGTACAGGGAAGATTTTATCAGAAGTGCAAAGAGCCTGAAGACTGAGCTGGAAAGTTATTCATTTAAGAAATGTAAGGAAGCCATCCACATTAAAAAAGGCCAGCACAAGATAGCCAATATCCAGTCTGAGTACATGAAAGTAATTGAAGGGAAAGTGGACATGCTTTTAGAACAATGCAGGAGAAAAGAAAGTAAGCTGGAAAATAAAGAATTGGAAATGGAATTTGAAAAAATGTGGAAAGAAACATTTTCAGAATTATCGCCCGTTTGTTTACAGAAACATGAAATTCATGAAGATATAGAGTTCCATCTGAGAAAAGACCTGGATAACAGAGGGAGTTCTGTCAATCAGAAGATACAAAAAGCAGGAAGCTTGATGAATTATAGAATTAACTCTTTCACAATGAGAAATGAATATTTAGACTTCTCATTGACCTCCGCTGTGAAACGTTGGTTTACAAAAAAACAGTCTCAGAAAACAGAAAAACTTGCTCAATCCTTGATGGCCCAATGTAATAGTTACATTGAAGAGAGAGTCTATTCCAAGGCAGACTATGATGAAACCTATTGCAGAGAATTGTTGCATTTGATCAATGAGAAACTTCAACAGGAGGAAGCGAAAAAACTGCAGACTTCTGTTTGCTTTGAAGTTGATCTGAAGCTTCACATTTTGGGGGAAGCCGCTCACGCATTTCAAAAGATGCATGAGGATTTTCTGAAGGAAAATGATCCTCAGCAACGGTTGGAGAAGCTGAAACCTCAATATTTCTCTATATTTAAAGACCACTATTTGGAAAAAGATGCCCGACAAAATAGAGCCAAGGATTTATGTGATCAGTGTCTCAAACCTGCCATAATGGATTATGTTAGCAAAAGGCTTGGACTAGAAATCGTGAATGACATTCTCAGCAGCGGACAGTCCATTGAATATGCCAGCCGGAGCTTTTTCCAGTTCACTGTGCAGAAGAAGTTGTTAGAAGATGGGAACTTCAACAACTATGTGAAATACATTATCAACTATGAAAAGTTTGTCAAAGCTTGGATATGGAGGTACATATTAGATTACTACAGAGAGGCTGAGGATTTGGAAGCTCTGGAGGAAGAAATTCTATCCACGATAATAAAGAAAGTCAAGGACGCTCTGGAGAAAGCCAAAGATGAAAGTGTTACGACAGTCTCAGCCTTTCTAAACAACTTTTGTAAAGTGCTGCAGAAAGACCTAGTCATTTCCAAGGATAGCTTGGTGGGAATACAGTTTAAAAACACAGCAGATCCAGATCAATTTTCTACTTTTATTCAAACCTTCCTTCCTAATCTCCAGCAACAAATACTAGCCGAATTGAAAGATTTGGAAATTAAATCAAAGCTCTCCCAGCTGCCACTGAAGCCCCAGGATGAAATCTTCAAACGAGTGTTTGGCTGTGGAAAGCAGTGTCCATTCTGTAAAGTTCCCTGCGAAGCAGGAGGAGGGGATCATAAAAAGCACTTTGCATCAGTACATCGTCCTCAAGGGCTAGGAAGATACCAAAATCTGGTAACAGAGAAGCTTACCTATTCTCTATGTTCTTCTGATGTGGTTTCCAACACTAAATTTAGGAATTCAGACACAGATTGGAAGGATCATCCTTTTAAAGATTATCATCAATATTACCCGCACTGGCGCATTCAGCCAGATCCTAGCATTACTGCTTCTGATTACTGGAAATTTGTTTTTAAGGAGTTTAATCGACAGTTTGCTAAGGAGTATGGTGCTAAACCAGCTGATCTCCCAGCAGACTGGCAAAAAATAACCAAAGAACAGGCTCTGGGGAGCCTAAAGGAAGCATTTACTATGAAATAA